The [Clostridium] celerecrescens 18A genomic sequence GTACTGGCTCTGGTTCTGAGTTCGGTCTTCTTCCGATGCTGTATTCCTGTTCAACTGCCCGCAGCTTTGCTTCGTATTTATCCCGATTCTCTACAAGATCCATCTGGTAGTTGGTAAGCGGTGCATACTGTATTTTTAAGTCCATGGCCTTGTCCACATATTTTCCAAGGCCAAACATCAGCATGATCCTGTCGCATGTATCCACGCAGCGATCAGGCATGCCCGCAAGGCTATAAAGTTCAGCAAGCTCATACAGCCATTTCTCATCCAGCTCCACACTGGTATAGGATTCCAGGGAGTGAATGAGCTGCTGGGCCGGTGCTCCTTTTGCTTTTAAAATCATAAAGCGCAGAAGCTGCTGCCTGGGATCATCAGAGGCCAGATCACCAAATTCTTTATAATAGGCTTCTGCCTCTTCGATATTTCCTTCCTTGATCGCAAGCTCTGCAAGCTTATACAGCAGACGTTTTCCAATGGGAGCACGTTCAAAAGCCTGGAGAAGGATCTCCTTGGCTTCCTGATAATCTTCATTTTTCTCATAAATTGTGGCTACCATGGAAAGCAGATTGGTGTTGCGGACTCTCTTCCAGTCTATTGTGTCGGCTATTTTCATAGCCGTATCATAGTCGTTTTTGCCGACCAATTTTTTAATCTGTTCAACCTTTATATTAAACTCGTACTTATCCATTATTTGTCTCCTAATGAATCAGGCGGATATGCTTGCCTGTCCCGTTGATGCCCGGTAAAGCGGGGCATGCTATTCGTAAACTTAAGGCCAAAGGATGTTTTTCTTTCAACCTTATATCTCTAACAAGGCAAATGATCTACAATTCGACCCGGCCTTCCAGGGCCCGTAACAACGTTACCTCATCTATGTACTCTAAGTCTCCTCCAACGGGAACCCCGCTGGCTATACGGGTAACCCTGATTCCTGTCGGTTTGATCAGCTTGCTGATATACATGGCTGTCGTCTCTCCCTCAAGACTGGAATTGGTGGCAATGATCACCTCTTCCACATCCCCCTGCAGTCTCTGCATCAGCTCTTTCAACTTTATGTCACCAGGTCCAATTCCCAGCATGGGAGAGATAGCTCCATGCAGGACATGATAAACGCCATCGAATTTTCCTGTTTTCTCATAAGCAGCCAAGTCCCTGGTGTCTTCCACTACCATAATCATCTTATGATTGCGTTTTTCACTCTGGCAGATGGGGCATTTTTCCTGATCCGTCAGGGTAAAGCATTCCTTGCAATAACGTACATTCCGTTTTGCTTCTGTAATGGATGAAGCAAGACCTGCCACTTGTTCCTCCGGCATATTGATGATATGAAATGCCAGGCGCTGCGCAGATTTACTGCCGATACCCGGAAGCCTGGACAGTTCTTCTATTAATCTGGTTATCTGACTGCTATAGTAATTCATAATTTGTCTCCTAATGAATCAAACGGATATGCTTTCATATCCAGTTGGTTCACAAATTCATGGCTGAAAAATGCTTATTTTTCAACCTTTAGAACGGAAAACCGCCGCCTAAACCGCCAAGACCGCCGGTCAGCTTAGCCATGGCAGAGCTGTTGTCTTCTTCCATCTGGCGGAATGCTTCATTGGTAGCAGCCATGATCAGATCCTCAAGCATCTCGATATCATCTGGATCTACTACTTCCTGGGATAATTTAACCCCAGTCACTTCCTTTTTTCCTGAAACAGTGACTGACACGGCTCCGCCGCCTGCTGCAGCTGTATATTCCTTTTCCTCCAGCGCCTTTGTTGTCTCTTCCATCTGGCGCTGCATCTTCTGAGCCTGCTTCATTAAATTATTCATATTGCCAGGCATTGCGCCTGGAAAACCGCCACGTTTTGCCATGGTGTATGTCCTCCTGCTATTTTGATTATTTTTTAATCTTCTATTGTTATATCCATTAAAATATTTGCTTTTATTTCTTCATCGCTGACATAAACGGTATTAAGCCGTTCTCCTCCGCCCAGAAGCCTGGTCTTAAAGGTAATGGACTTTTGGTAATGGTCTTCCACATACCGCTCAATCGCCGCAACTGTTGTATCCCTGCTTCCGATCATGTAATTGCTTTGATCGGAAAAGACAACGCAAAGACAGCTCTCTCCTGCTGGTTCTACAACCGTATCCCGGAAGCTGGCCCGGATAGGCCCTCCCAGTTCCCGAATGATCTTTCCCCATTCACTTCGGATCAGATTTAAATCCTCCAGCTGGCCTTTGGGAAGAGCCACCCGCTCTGCAGGGGTTAATTCTGGGACAGTGGCATTACTGCCACCTTTTCCTTCCCCCGCGTTTAAGGTATCTGGGGAAGTATTTACTACAATACCGCTTTCCAGCTGTTTTTCTATATTGCTGATCCGCTGAAGTATGGAATCGAGATTCTGTTCCATCTGAGGGCGGGTCAGCTTGATTAAGGCTACCTCAATCAGAACTCTTTTCTGGAAAGCATAGCGAAGCTGATTGGAAAGATCTGAAAACACCCGGATATACCGCAAAAGTGTATCGTTGTCCGTAAGCTTGCTGTCCTCTTTTAACAGATTTTGGTTCTCTGTTGACATATCGAGCAGATTTTCTGCATTATCAACGGATTTTAATATTAAAAGGTTTCTTAAGTACCAGATAAAGTCAATAACAAACTGGCCCAGCTCTCTTCCCTGGATCACCAGCTCTTCAAGACTGGTTATACAGTCTTTTGTCCGGCTTTCCACGATTGCGCGGAACATCGTTCCAAACACGGTGATGTCTACGGCTCCCAGGACATCAAGGACATTGTCATAGGTAAGAAGCTCTCCGTAATGAAAAGCAATACACTGGTCCAGAAGACTTAAGGCATCACGCAACGCCCCGTCAGCTGCCTTGGCGATATAAGTAAGGGCCCGGTCTTCTACCTGGATATGTTCTGCGACGGTCAGCTCTTTTAAATGCTCTACAATGGTTTCCACCGTAATTCGTTTAAAATCATACCGCTGGCACCGTGACAGGACCGTCACCGGGATCTTCTGGACTTCCGTAGTCGCAAGAATAAATATAACATAGGATGGAGGTTCTTCCAATGTCTTTAACAGTGCATTAAATGCTCCTGTAGAAAGCATATGAACCTCATCGATGATATAAACCCGATATTTGCCTTCCGTGGGAGGATACTGGACTTCATCCCTTATCTCCCTGATATTCTCCACGCCATTGTTTGACGCAGCATCAATTTCAACCACGTTAAGGGATGCGCCGGCTGCGATGTTCTTACAGGTCTGGCATTCCCCGCAGGGACTTCCGTCTGCAGGATGTTCACAGTTAACCGCTTTTGCAAAGATCTTTGCAATACTGGTCTTACCGGTTCCTCTTGTTCCGCAAAACAGATACGCATGCCCGATACGCCCGGATACTATCTGGTTTTTCAATGTTTGTACGATATGGTCCTGACCCTTTACATCCGAGAAGGAAGGAGGGCGCCATTTCCGATACAATGCCGTATATGACATGCCTGTTAACTCCTTATTCGTCGCCGAAGCTAATGCCTATCATCTTGGCCTCCTTAACGATAGAGCCTTCCGGATCGACGGTTTTTAATTTTCCGGCTACATCGGCTAACGGAATCTTAACAATCTCATTGTTTTTCACCGCTACCATATATCCGTATTCTTTGTTATTTATGAGCTTTGCTGCCTCAGCCCCAAGGCGGGTGGAAAGCACTCTGTCGTAGGGGCATGGGTCGCCGCCTCTCTGCATATGACCCGGTACGGTAACCCGCACTTCCTGTCCGGTACGCTCCGTGATCTGAGCCCCGATTTCATATGCCACAGAGGGATATACCACTCCATTTTTCTTTTTTTCTTTTAATTCCTTTTTCGTCAGGCAGGCATCTTCCTTGGAAATTGCCCCTTCCGCCACAGCAAGAATGGAAAATTTCTTACCATTTTGGGCCCTGCTCTTTAATGCCTTTATTACGTTATCCAGATCATACGGGATCTCCGGCAGTAGGATGATGTCAGCCCCGCCTGCAATCCCTGCATGCAGGGTAAGCCATCCAACCTTGTGTCCCATGACCTCCACGATGAAGACTCGTCCATGGGAAGCTGCCGTTGTATGGATGCAATCAATGGCATTGGTAGCCACATTGACAGCGCTCTGGAAACCAAAGGTAATATCGGTTCCCCATAAATCATTATCAATGGTTTTGGGGAGGGATACTACATTCAGCCCCTCTTCCCGAAGGAGATTGGCTGTTTTCTGACTTCCATTGCCGCCTAATACCACCAGGCATTCCAGTTTCAGCTTTCTATAGGTGTGCTTCATAGCTTCTACTTTATTAAGACCATTCTCATCAGGTGTCCGCATAAGTTTAAATGGCTGTCTGGAAGTACCAAGGATTGTCCCACCCGTTGTAAGAATCCCTGAAAAATTTTCCGGTTTCATTACACGATACTCCTCATAAATCAACCCTTTGTAGCCATCCTCAAATCCAACAATCTCAATATCGCCGGGCATCCGGTACAGTGCCTTTGCTACGCCTCGCATGGTAGCGTTTAAGCTCTGGCAGTCGCCTCCGCTTGTAAGCATTCCAATTCTTATCATAAAAGCACACCTCTTTTTTTGATTAGATTTGTCATTAGGAAATAGGTAGTATTATACCCATTTTATAATTATAATACAAAGGGGAATATGGGGCAAGGGAAAACTTTATTTCATAAGAAATGTAAGAAAATATTAAAAATGGTAATCAAACATTGCAAAAGACACCGCAAAACAGTTTCCTGTTCTCCGGCGTCTGATAATTCTTTATATTTTTAATCCGTGCGTCTCACTTTGAACCGCTATCACAGGCGTTACCCTGGCAGTTAACTCGGTCCAGGCACCCTCACGGCACACAGAAGGTTTCACTTAGTGCTGCTGCATTCCTGCCCTGACACGGTTCATGAAGATCTGTTGCGTAAGACCCAAACGTCATCGCCACTTACCAGGGGCAGCCCTGCAATAGGCAGCCCGGGGTGAGACATCACCCCTGCTAGAGCGGATTGCAGGTACAGGGCACCGCTATCTCCCCGGCTGCACGGAAACTTTATGACATGTATTGGTTTAATCGCACTTTAGTATACATGGAAACGGGCAGGTTGTCAAGGAGTTGAGGGGGATTTGCATTTTATTGGAATTAGTTTGTTGGGAAGTTAACCTTGTACTACTCTTGGCCTATTGTTTCTAGCAATACACCTGCTGACATTATAAGCATCAAAGCCCAGACTTTCTGGGTCGAAAATAGAGCAGGAGATTTTACCATGGCTGGATTTTTTTGAAAAGAGGGGTTCAGCTTGTATCAGCAGAATTTTTCCTTGCTTTTCTGTGACAATTTTAAATGTCCTCTCCAAGTAATTTTCTAACCTGACCACATCTTCTTTCAGCCATTCATTCTCCTTAGCCCGTGTACGCTCGTGTCGCCCCAGTATGCCCTCAAAAAGACAGAGGTGGCATAGTTTCTCATATATAGGGACAAAGGCAAATGTGAGCCGATTTGTAGAAAGAATTGATAACAGTTTTGCTGATATGTTTTCCGTCAAAGAACATCGGACACCACTATGTGCATCATTTTCAGAATCCACTTTTCAGGAAAATTCCAAGCTTATTGACTGGGTCGAAAAAAGAACAGGATAAAGCCGGGTGGTCAAAAGCCCAGCAGTGCTGGGCATTTGATCTCCTTTGCGATAGGTGGTCGGATTTGTGGTTTGGCACGGTCGAGGTGGTCGTAATCTTGAGAATTGAGCATAAATTAAGGCTTTATTCCGTACCCCTAAACAGTTATTATTAGGCATAAAGGGATTTCACCACCAGGCTGGAGCCTTGTCTTCGTAATCTTTCCAAGAGCATCATACTCATACCTGCTCTCCAGTAGTGTTCAAACTATCAATTACTACTTTAAAAAATATACAAATCAAAATCAAATTCTGCACCTACAAAATCCGCAAATTCAATCACTCTCTTATCTAAATAAATAGCAGGTTTAATATTATCTTCAATTTTTATAACAACAAAAAATTTGCAAATTAAATCCATTTCCTTTTCTATTTCTAAAATTAGTTCCTTCTTGCTTGCCAATTTGTCTAACAATATATCTAGTACTTCACTAACAAACAAAGTTTCCAAATATCCTGTGTTAATACTCCAGCAAGATTCCTTCCTTTCAATATTTCGAGCATTTCTGCTACCTTTTAAGTACTGTTCACTGGGCTCAATCAACAATTTTGAAGTTATTTCTTCAGGGTTAAATTCGTCACCTAAGATACAAAATTCAACCATTATATTAGTTTTTTCCATTTTATTTAAACTCCTATTAAAATCCGGTAATTAATGTTTAAAATCCCATAATTTCAGTATTATTTATTCACATACATGTAGATAAGTAAGACCCTTTTTTTCTTAAAATCATATTTTCTACACTGGAGATTACAAGGATGTACGTGCACGGTTATCGTAACTACATCCTTGGTAATCTCCAGTTAGCCAAATAATCAAGAACAGACATTATAGAACGTGTGTTATATCATTGATAAACTTACTGTATCTCCTTAAAACAGTCCTCTAACTTCCTTTTTCTCTTGTTCAATTCCCATGGATACTATTAATTTTTATTTCAGATTATCTTACTTTATGTATTCTCCCGTAGGAATTGGGGGCTCTCCTGCCTTGTTATATTGTGGTTTTCTTTGGGTGTATAATTCTCCAGTTTTCTTATCTACATAAATATCAT encodes the following:
- the recR gene encoding recombination mediator RecR; the protein is MNYYSSQITRLIEELSRLPGIGSKSAQRLAFHIINMPEEQVAGLASSITEAKRNVRYCKECFTLTDQEKCPICQSEKRNHKMIMVVEDTRDLAAYEKTGKFDGVYHVLHGAISPMLGIGPGDIKLKELMQRLQGDVEEVIIATNSSLEGETTAMYISKLIKPTGIRVTRIASGVPVGGDLEYIDEVTLLRALEGRVEL
- a CDS encoding YbaB/EbfC family nucleoid-associated protein, with amino-acid sequence MAKRGGFPGAMPGNMNNLMKQAQKMQRQMEETTKALEEKEYTAAAGGGAVSVTVSGKKEVTGVKLSQEVVDPDDIEMLEDLIMAATNEAFRQMEEDNSSAMAKLTGGLGGLGGGFPF
- the dnaX gene encoding DNA polymerase III subunit gamma/tau; its protein translation is MSYTALYRKWRPPSFSDVKGQDHIVQTLKNQIVSGRIGHAYLFCGTRGTGKTSIAKIFAKAVNCEHPADGSPCGECQTCKNIAAGASLNVVEIDAASNNGVENIREIRDEVQYPPTEGKYRVYIIDEVHMLSTGAFNALLKTLEEPPSYVIFILATTEVQKIPVTVLSRCQRYDFKRITVETIVEHLKELTVAEHIQVEDRALTYIAKAADGALRDALSLLDQCIAFHYGELLTYDNVLDVLGAVDITVFGTMFRAIVESRTKDCITSLEELVIQGRELGQFVIDFIWYLRNLLILKSVDNAENLLDMSTENQNLLKEDSKLTDNDTLLRYIRVFSDLSNQLRYAFQKRVLIEVALIKLTRPQMEQNLDSILQRISNIEKQLESGIVVNTSPDTLNAGEGKGGSNATVPELTPAERVALPKGQLEDLNLIRSEWGKIIRELGGPIRASFRDTVVEPAGESCLCVVFSDQSNYMIGSRDTTVAAIERYVEDHYQKSITFKTRLLGGGERLNTVYVSDEEIKANILMDITIED
- a CDS encoding 6-phosphofructokinase; protein product: MIRIGMLTSGGDCQSLNATMRGVAKALYRMPGDIEIVGFEDGYKGLIYEEYRVMKPENFSGILTTGGTILGTSRQPFKLMRTPDENGLNKVEAMKHTYRKLKLECLVVLGGNGSQKTANLLREEGLNVVSLPKTIDNDLWGTDITFGFQSAVNVATNAIDCIHTTAASHGRVFIVEVMGHKVGWLTLHAGIAGGADIILLPEIPYDLDNVIKALKSRAQNGKKFSILAVAEGAISKEDACLTKKELKEKKKNGVVYPSVAYEIGAQITERTGQEVRVTVPGHMQRGGDPCPYDRVLSTRLGAEAAKLINNKEYGYMVAVKNNEIVKIPLADVAGKLKTVDPEGSIVKEAKMIGISFGDE
- a CDS encoding DUF4279 domain-containing protein, which produces MEKTNIMVEFCILGDEFNPEEITSKLLIEPSEQYLKGSRNARNIERKESCWSINTGYLETLFVSEVLDILLDKLASKKELILEIEKEMDLICKFFVVIKIEDNIKPAIYLDKRVIEFADFVGAEFDFDLYIF